Proteins co-encoded in one Paraburkholderia edwinii genomic window:
- the secG gene encoding preprotein translocase subunit SecG — MLYLKTLIIVVQLLSALGIIGLVLLQHGKGADMGAAFGSGASGSLFGATGSANFLSRSTAVLAAIFFVTTLTLTYLGAYHAKPSAGVLGTAATTSAPAETPASGPASAAASASVSAATNAVASGASAAAPASPAPGQDVPK; from the coding sequence ATGCTGTATTTGAAAACATTGATCATCGTCGTGCAGCTGCTGTCGGCGCTTGGCATTATCGGCCTCGTGCTGTTGCAGCATGGCAAGGGCGCGGACATGGGCGCGGCGTTCGGCAGCGGCGCATCGGGCAGCCTGTTCGGTGCGACCGGTTCGGCCAACTTCCTGTCGCGCTCGACTGCGGTGCTCGCCGCGATCTTCTTCGTCACGACGCTTACGCTGACGTACCTCGGTGCGTATCACGCGAAGCCTTCGGCAGGTGTCCTTGGTACTGCGGCAACGACGAGCGCACCTGCTGAAACGCCGGCGTCAGGGCCTGCATCGGCTGCTGCTTCGGCATCGGTTTCTGCTGCAACGAATGCTGTTGCGTCGGGTGCTTCCGCTGCCGCGCCTGCATCGCCGGCGCCGGGCCAGGACGTGCCGAAATAA
- the tpiA gene encoding triose-phosphate isomerase, which produces MAKQRAKLVVGNWKMHGRLADNKVLLQAVSQGAGSLPEAVGVGVCVPCPYLAQAQVLLNGSRVAWGVQDVSAHEQGAFTGEVAAEMAVEFGASYAIVGHSERRAYHLESAELVATKTLRALEAGLTPIVCVGETLEQREAGETESVIGMQIDAVLTKLSPDQALRIVIAYEPVWAIGTGKTATAEQAQAVHAFLRARLAAKSEAAAAGVVLLYGGSVKPDNAEQLFRQQDIDGGLIGGASLKHIDFLAICQAAVAANAVR; this is translated from the coding sequence ATGGCGAAACAACGAGCGAAGCTGGTAGTCGGCAACTGGAAGATGCATGGTCGTCTTGCCGACAACAAGGTGTTGTTGCAGGCGGTGTCGCAAGGCGCGGGCAGCTTGCCGGAAGCGGTGGGTGTCGGCGTTTGTGTGCCGTGTCCATACCTTGCGCAGGCGCAGGTGCTGCTCAACGGCAGCCGCGTCGCATGGGGCGTGCAGGACGTGTCCGCGCATGAGCAAGGCGCGTTCACTGGCGAAGTCGCGGCTGAAATGGCGGTAGAGTTCGGTGCGTCGTACGCGATTGTCGGTCACTCGGAGCGGCGCGCGTACCATCTCGAAAGCGCTGAGCTTGTCGCAACGAAAACGCTGCGTGCGCTCGAAGCGGGATTGACGCCGATTGTATGTGTCGGCGAAACGCTCGAGCAGCGCGAAGCCGGCGAAACCGAAAGCGTTATCGGCATGCAGATCGACGCGGTGCTCACGAAGCTGTCGCCCGACCAGGCGTTGCGCATCGTGATCGCTTACGAGCCGGTGTGGGCGATCGGAACCGGCAAGACTGCGACAGCCGAACAGGCGCAAGCGGTGCATGCTTTCCTGCGCGCGCGGCTTGCGGCAAAAAGCGAAGCGGCAGCGGCTGGCGTAGTGCTGTTGTATGGCGGTAGTGTGAAACCGGATAACGCGGAACAACTGTTTCGCCAGCAGGACATCGATGGCGGCCTGATCGGCGGCGCATCGCTGAAGCATATCGATTTCCTCGCGATCTGCCAGGCGGCGGTCGCGGCGAATGCGGTGCGGTAA
- a CDS encoding NAD(P)H-quinone oxidoreductase has protein sequence MKAIEITEFGAPEVLKLAERPMPEAKAGEVLVKVSASGVNRPDVFQRKGSYAPPPGASDLPGLEVAGEIVGGTIDARHNPFGLKMGDRVCGLLAGGGYAEFAAVPLAQCLPVPKGLTDIEAASLPETFFTVWSNVFDRALLGKGEGGANETFLVQGGSSGIGVTAIQIAHALGFRVFATAGSDDKCRACEALGAERAINYKTEDFVEVVKSLTNDRGVDVILDMVAGSYIARELKALADGGRVAIIALLGGAKAEVNLSDVMRRRLTITGSTLRPRPVEFKAKIAAQLKERVWPHLEDGSIKPVVHRVFPAGQAAQAHELMESSTHVGKIVLNWGADA, from the coding sequence ATGAAAGCGATCGAAATTACCGAGTTCGGCGCACCGGAAGTGTTGAAGCTTGCCGAGCGTCCGATGCCGGAAGCGAAAGCGGGTGAAGTGCTGGTCAAGGTATCGGCGTCCGGCGTGAACCGGCCCGATGTGTTTCAGCGTAAGGGTTCGTACGCACCGCCTCCCGGCGCATCTGATCTGCCGGGGCTCGAGGTGGCGGGCGAAATCGTCGGTGGCACGATCGACGCCAGGCACAATCCGTTCGGCCTCAAGATGGGCGATCGCGTATGCGGGCTGCTCGCGGGCGGCGGCTATGCGGAGTTCGCGGCGGTGCCGCTCGCGCAGTGTCTACCGGTGCCGAAGGGATTGACCGATATCGAAGCGGCATCGCTGCCGGAAACCTTCTTCACGGTCTGGAGCAACGTGTTCGACCGTGCGCTGCTCGGCAAAGGCGAGGGCGGCGCGAACGAAACGTTCCTTGTGCAAGGCGGATCGAGCGGCATCGGCGTGACAGCGATTCAGATCGCGCATGCGCTCGGTTTTCGCGTATTCGCGACCGCGGGTTCCGACGACAAATGCCGCGCATGCGAAGCGCTCGGCGCCGAACGCGCGATCAACTACAAGACGGAAGACTTTGTCGAAGTCGTGAAGTCGCTGACGAACGATCGCGGCGTCGACGTGATTCTCGATATGGTCGCGGGCAGCTACATCGCGCGCGAACTCAAGGCGCTCGCCGATGGCGGCCGGGTCGCGATCATTGCGCTGCTGGGCGGCGCGAAGGCGGAAGTGAACCTGAGCGACGTGATGCGTCGCCGGCTCACCATCACGGGTTCGACGCTGCGTCCGCGGCCGGTCGAGTTCAAGGCGAAGATCGCCGCGCAGCTCAAGGAGCGCGTGTGGCCGCATCTCGAAGACGGGTCCATCAAACCGGTCGTGCATCGCGTGTTTCCGGCCGGCCAGGCCGCGCAAGCTCACGAACTGATGGAAAGCAGCACGCATGTCGGGAAGATCGTGCTGAATTGGGGCGCGGACGCCTGA
- a CDS encoding NADH-quinone oxidoreductase subunit D: MAEIKNYTLNFGPQHPAAHGVLRLVLELDGEVIQRADPHIGLLHRATEKLAENKTFIQSVPYMDRLDYVSMMVNEHGYVLAIEKLLGIDVPIRAKYIRVMFDEVTRVLNHLMWIGAHALDVGAMAVFLYAFREREDLMDVYEAVSGARMHAAYYRPGGVYRDLPDAMPQYKASKIRNAKALSKMNESRQGSLLDFIEDFFNRFPKCVDEYETLLTDNRIWKQRLVGIGVVSPERALQMGLTGAMLRGSGIEWDLRKKQPYEVYDQLDFDIPVGVNGDCYDRYLVRVEEMRQSTRIVKQCIDWLRKNSGPVMIDNHKIAPPSRVGMKSNMEELIHHFKLFTEGFHVPEGESYAAVEHPKGEFGIYLISDGANKPYRLKIRAPGYAHLSALDEMARGHMIADAVTIIGTQDIVFGEVDR; this comes from the coding sequence ATGGCAGAGATCAAAAACTACACGCTCAACTTCGGCCCGCAGCACCCGGCAGCGCACGGCGTGCTGCGCCTCGTGCTCGAGCTCGACGGCGAAGTGATCCAGCGCGCCGATCCGCACATCGGCCTCCTGCACCGCGCGACCGAAAAGCTCGCTGAAAACAAGACGTTTATCCAGTCCGTGCCGTACATGGACCGTCTCGACTACGTGTCGATGATGGTGAACGAACACGGTTATGTGCTCGCGATCGAAAAGCTGCTCGGCATCGATGTGCCGATTCGCGCGAAGTACATTCGCGTGATGTTCGACGAAGTCACGCGCGTGCTGAACCACCTGATGTGGATTGGCGCGCACGCACTCGACGTCGGCGCGATGGCAGTGTTTCTGTATGCGTTCCGCGAGCGCGAAGATCTGATGGACGTGTACGAAGCGGTGTCAGGCGCGCGTATGCATGCTGCGTACTATCGTCCGGGCGGCGTCTATCGCGATCTGCCCGACGCAATGCCGCAATACAAGGCATCGAAAATCCGCAATGCGAAGGCGCTTTCGAAAATGAACGAAAGCCGCCAGGGTTCGCTGCTCGATTTCATCGAAGACTTTTTCAACCGGTTCCCGAAGTGTGTCGACGAGTATGAAACGCTACTCACCGACAACCGGATCTGGAAGCAGCGTCTGGTGGGTATCGGCGTCGTGAGCCCCGAGCGCGCGTTGCAAATGGGTCTGACGGGCGCGATGCTGCGCGGCTCGGGCATCGAGTGGGACTTGCGCAAGAAGCAGCCTTACGAGGTGTACGATCAACTGGATTTCGACATTCCGGTTGGCGTGAATGGCGACTGCTACGACCGCTACCTCGTGCGCGTCGAAGAAATGCGTCAATCAACGCGCATCGTCAAACAATGTATTGATTGGCTTCGCAAGAATTCCGGCCCGGTGATGATCGACAATCATAAGATTGCGCCGCCGTCGCGCGTCGGGATGAAGTCGAACATGGAAGAGCTGATCCACCACTTCAAGCTCTTTACCGAAGGCTTCCATGTGCCTGAAGGCGAGTCGTATGCGGCCGTCGAGCATCCGAAGGGCGAGTTCGGCATCTATCTGATTTCGGATGGCGCGAACAAGCCGTATCGCCTGAAGATTCGCGCGCCGGGCTACGCCCATCTGTCCGCGCTCGACGAAATGGCGCGCGGCCACATGATCGCCGATGCGGTCACGATCATCGGCACGCAGGACATCGTGTTCGGCGAAGTGGATCGCTAA
- a CDS encoding phosphatidylserine decarboxylase, whose amino-acid sequence MNYPHPIIAREGWPFIGIAVVVALLVHAFLGFGIAWLFWLLVIFIVQFFRDPARPIPAQPNAVLCPADGRIVAVETAHDPYAQREALKISVFMNVFNVHSQRSPVDGAISKVEYFPGSYLNAAVDKASLENERNAIVIETASGATVTSVQIAGLIARRILCYVRAGEPLTRGQRYGFIRFGSRVDVYLPMGSRPRVTIGEKVSASSTILAEL is encoded by the coding sequence ATGAATTACCCTCACCCGATCATCGCACGCGAAGGCTGGCCGTTTATTGGAATCGCCGTCGTCGTCGCGCTGTTGGTCCATGCCTTCCTCGGGTTCGGCATTGCGTGGCTGTTCTGGCTGCTCGTCATCTTCATCGTTCAATTCTTCCGCGATCCGGCAAGACCCATTCCGGCACAGCCCAACGCGGTGCTGTGTCCCGCCGACGGGCGCATCGTCGCTGTCGAGACCGCCCATGACCCGTATGCGCAGCGCGAGGCGCTGAAGATCAGCGTGTTCATGAATGTGTTCAATGTGCACTCGCAGCGCTCGCCGGTCGACGGCGCGATTTCGAAGGTCGAATACTTCCCGGGCTCGTATCTGAATGCGGCCGTCGATAAAGCGTCGCTCGAAAACGAGCGCAATGCGATCGTCATCGAGACGGCGAGCGGGGCGACGGTGACCTCGGTGCAGATCGCCGGGCTCATCGCGCGGCGCATTCTTTGCTACGTCCGTGCGGGAGAGCCGCTGACGCGAGGCCAGCGCTACGGCTTTATCCGCTTCGGATCGCGCGTCGACGTCTACCTGCCGATGGGCAGCCGTCCGCGTGTCACGATCGGCGAGAAGGTGTCGGCCTCGTCGACCATTCTGGCTGAACTATAA
- a CDS encoding 2-isopropylmalate synthase: MADKLIIFDTTLRDGEQSPGASMTKEEKIRIAKQLERMKVDVIEAGFAASSNGDFEAIHTIASTIKDSTVCSLARANDKDIQRAADALKPADHFRIHTFIATSPLHMEKKLRMTPDQVFEQAKLAVRFARKFTNDVEFSPEDGSRSDMDFLCRVLEAVIAEGATTINIADTVGYGVPELYGNLVKTLRERIPNSDKAVFSVHCHNDLGMAVANSLAGVQIGGARQVECTINGLGERAGNTSLEEIVMAVKTRKDYFSLDVGLDTTQIVPTSKLVSQITGFVVQPNKAVVGANAFAHASGIHQDGVLKARDTYEIMRAEDVGWTANKIVLGKLSGRNAFKQRLQELGIALDSEAELNTAFSRFKELADRKAEIFDEDIIAIVTEESAEAQEKEHYKFVSLSQRSETGEQPHARIVFSVEGKEVTAEARGNGPVDATMNAIESEVGSGAEFLLYSVNAITTGTQAQGEVTVRLSKAGRVVNGVGTDPDIVAASAKAYIAALNRLYTGVDKLNPQRS; encoded by the coding sequence ATGGCAGACAAGCTGATCATTTTCGACACGACGTTGCGTGACGGCGAGCAGTCGCCCGGCGCGTCGATGACGAAGGAAGAGAAAATCCGTATCGCGAAGCAACTCGAGCGGATGAAGGTGGACGTGATCGAAGCGGGCTTTGCGGCAAGCTCGAACGGCGACTTCGAGGCGATCCATACGATCGCGTCGACGATCAAGGACAGCACGGTCTGCTCGCTGGCCCGCGCGAACGACAAAGATATTCAACGCGCCGCCGATGCGCTGAAGCCCGCCGATCATTTCCGCATCCACACGTTTATCGCAACGTCGCCGCTGCATATGGAAAAGAAGCTGCGGATGACGCCGGATCAGGTGTTCGAGCAGGCGAAGCTCGCGGTGCGCTTTGCGCGCAAATTCACGAACGACGTCGAGTTTTCGCCCGAAGACGGCAGCCGCTCGGATATGGATTTCCTGTGCCGCGTGCTCGAAGCGGTGATTGCCGAAGGCGCGACGACCATCAATATCGCCGACACGGTCGGCTACGGCGTGCCGGAGCTCTACGGCAATCTCGTGAAGACGCTGCGCGAGCGGATTCCGAACTCGGATAAGGCCGTCTTCTCGGTGCACTGTCATAACGACCTCGGCATGGCGGTCGCGAATTCGCTGGCCGGCGTGCAGATCGGCGGCGCGCGTCAGGTCGAATGCACGATCAACGGTCTCGGCGAGCGCGCGGGCAATACGTCGCTCGAAGAAATCGTGATGGCGGTGAAGACGCGCAAGGACTATTTCAGCCTCGACGTCGGTCTCGATACGACGCAGATCGTGCCAACCTCGAAGCTTGTATCGCAAATCACCGGTTTTGTCGTGCAGCCGAACAAGGCGGTGGTCGGCGCGAACGCGTTCGCGCATGCATCGGGCATTCACCAGGACGGCGTGCTGAAGGCGCGCGATACCTACGAAATCATGCGCGCGGAAGACGTGGGCTGGACCGCGAACAAGATCGTGCTCGGCAAGTTGTCGGGCCGCAACGCGTTCAAGCAGCGTCTGCAGGAGTTGGGCATCGCGCTCGACAGCGAAGCAGAACTCAACACCGCGTTCTCGCGCTTCAAGGAACTCGCCGACCGCAAGGCTGAGATTTTCGACGAGGACATCATCGCGATCGTCACCGAGGAGTCGGCCGAAGCGCAGGAGAAGGAGCACTACAAGTTCGTGTCGCTCTCGCAGCGCTCGGAAACCGGTGAGCAGCCGCACGCGCGGATCGTGTTCTCAGTCGAAGGCAAGGAAGTGACCGCCGAAGCGCGCGGCAACGGTCCGGTCGACGCGACGATGAACGCGATCGAAAGCGAAGTCGGTAGCGGCGCGGAATTCCTGCTCTATTCGGTGAACGCAATCACCACCGGCACCCAGGCGCAGGGCGAAGTGACCGTGCGGCTGTCGAAGGCGGGGCGCGTGGTGAACGGCGTCGGTACCGATCCGGATATCGTCGCGGCGTCGGCGAAGGCGTATATCGCGGCGCTGAACCGGCTGTACACGGGTGTAGACAAGCTCAATCCGCAGCGGTCGTAA
- a CDS encoding NADH-quinone oxidoreductase subunit A: MNLAAYFPVLLFLLVGTGLGVALVSIGKILGPSRPDSEKNAPYECGFEAFEDARMKFDVRYYLVAILFIIFDLETAFLFPWGVALRDIGWPGFISMMIFLLEFLLGFAYIWKKGGLDWE; the protein is encoded by the coding sequence TTGAACCTCGCAGCCTATTTCCCCGTATTGCTGTTTCTCCTCGTGGGTACCGGTTTAGGCGTAGCACTGGTCAGTATCGGCAAGATCCTCGGTCCCAGCCGGCCCGACAGCGAAAAGAACGCGCCGTACGAATGCGGCTTCGAAGCGTTCGAAGATGCGCGCATGAAGTTCGACGTGCGCTACTACCTTGTCGCCATCCTGTTCATCATTTTCGATCTTGAAACCGCGTTCCTGTTTCCGTGGGGCGTTGCGCTGCGCGATATCGGATGGCCGGGCTTTATTTCGATGATGATTTTTCTGCTCGAATTCCTGCTGGGCTTCGCCTATATCTGGAAGAAAGGCGGACTCGACTGGGAATGA
- the pssA gene encoding CDP-diacylglycerol--serine O-phosphatidyltransferase codes for MALKPRRTRSSAAPQPRPIRPFRRNKPAGEPVPVVIDSRRAARQQFLRKRGIYLLPNAFTTAALFCGFFAVVQAMNVRFEVAAIAIFVAMVLDGMDGRVARITHTQSAFGEQFDSLSDMVSFGVAPALVMYEWVLKDLGRWGWLAAFIYCSGAALRLARFNTNIGVVDKRFFQGMPSPAAAALIAGFVWLATDNRVPLKLGWLPWVAFALTVYAGVTMVSNAPFYSGKALDIRHRVPFAATLLVVVLFVVVSSDPPLMLFGLFVLYGLSGYVFWGYQALRGRANPARSSQRQP; via the coding sequence ATGGCCCTGAAACCGCGTCGTACACGCAGTAGCGCCGCGCCGCAACCGCGGCCGATCAGACCGTTTCGCCGCAACAAGCCGGCGGGCGAACCTGTGCCGGTCGTAATCGACAGCCGGCGCGCCGCGCGTCAGCAGTTCCTGCGCAAGCGCGGCATTTACCTTCTGCCGAACGCATTTACCACCGCGGCGCTGTTCTGCGGCTTCTTCGCGGTTGTGCAGGCCATGAACGTGCGCTTCGAAGTTGCGGCGATCGCGATCTTCGTCGCGATGGTGCTCGACGGCATGGACGGGCGCGTCGCGCGTATCACGCATACGCAAAGCGCGTTCGGCGAGCAGTTCGACAGCCTGTCCGATATGGTGTCGTTCGGCGTCGCGCCAGCACTGGTGATGTACGAATGGGTGCTGAAGGACCTCGGCCGCTGGGGCTGGCTCGCGGCGTTTATCTACTGCTCGGGCGCGGCGCTGCGGCTCGCGCGCTTCAACACGAATATCGGCGTGGTCGACAAGCGCTTCTTCCAGGGCATGCCGAGCCCGGCCGCCGCGGCGCTGATCGCCGGCTTCGTATGGCTCGCGACCGACAACCGCGTGCCGCTCAAGCTCGGCTGGTTGCCGTGGGTCGCGTTCGCGCTGACGGTCTACGCAGGCGTGACCATGGTATCGAACGCGCCGTTCTACAGCGGCAAGGCGCTCGATATCCGGCATCGCGTGCCGTTCGCGGCCACGCTTCTGGTCGTGGTGCTGTTCGTGGTCGTGTCGTCCGATCCGCCGCTGATGCTATTCGGCCTGTTTGTGCTGTATGGCCTCTCGGGCTATGTGTTCTGGGGGTATCAGGCGCTGCGCGGCCGCGCTAATCCGGCGCGTTCTTCGCAGCGGCAGCCGTAG
- a CDS encoding NuoB/complex I 20 kDa subunit family protein, translated as MSIEGVLKEGFVTTTADKLINWTRTGSLWPMTFGLACCAVEMMHAGAARYDLDRFGVVFRPSPRQSDVMIVAGTLCNKMAPALRKVYDQMAEPRWVISMGSCANGGGYYHYSYSVVRGCDRIVPVDVYVPGCPPTAEALVYGVIQLQAKIRRTNTIARQ; from the coding sequence ATGAGTATCGAAGGGGTCTTGAAGGAAGGGTTTGTCACCACGACGGCTGACAAACTGATCAACTGGACGCGCACCGGCTCGCTGTGGCCGATGACGTTCGGTCTTGCGTGTTGCGCGGTCGAGATGATGCATGCGGGTGCGGCCCGCTACGACCTCGACCGTTTCGGCGTCGTGTTTCGTCCGAGTCCGCGTCAGTCGGATGTGATGATTGTCGCCGGCACGCTGTGTAACAAGATGGCGCCCGCGCTGCGCAAGGTGTACGACCAGATGGCCGAACCGCGCTGGGTGATTTCGATGGGTTCGTGCGCGAACGGTGGCGGCTATTACCACTATTCGTACTCGGTCGTGCGCGGCTGCGATCGCATCGTCCCGGTCGACGTCTACGTGCCGGGCTGTCCGCCGACGGCCGAGGCGCTCGTCTACGGCGTGATCCAGCTGCAAGCGAAGATCCGGCGCACTAACACCATCGCCCGTCAATAA
- a CDS encoding NADH-quinone oxidoreductase subunit C, with amino-acid sequence MASKLETLKANLEAAFGGRLSSITESVGELTIVVKASEYLDVAKQLRDDASLKFEQLIDLCGVDYQTYGDGAYEGPRFAAVLHLLSIANNWRVRLRVFAPDDDLPIVPSVVDVWNSANWYEREAFDLYGIVFEGHPDLRRILTDYGFIGHPFRKDFPISGYVEMRYDPEEKRVVYQPVTIEPREITPRVIREDRYGGLKH; translated from the coding sequence ATGGCAAGCAAACTCGAGACCCTCAAAGCGAATCTCGAGGCGGCCTTTGGCGGCCGCCTGTCGAGCATCACGGAATCAGTCGGTGAACTGACGATTGTCGTGAAGGCGAGCGAATACCTCGACGTGGCAAAGCAGCTGCGCGACGACGCATCGCTGAAGTTCGAGCAGCTGATCGATCTGTGCGGTGTCGACTATCAGACGTACGGCGACGGCGCTTACGAAGGCCCGCGTTTTGCCGCGGTGCTGCACCTGCTCTCCATTGCGAACAACTGGCGCGTGCGCTTGCGCGTGTTCGCGCCGGACGACGATCTGCCGATCGTCCCGTCAGTGGTCGACGTATGGAACTCGGCGAACTGGTACGAGCGCGAAGCGTTCGACCTGTACGGCATCGTCTTCGAAGGCCATCCGGACCTGCGCCGCATCCTGACCGACTATGGCTTTATCGGCCACCCGTTCCGCAAGGATTTCCCGATCTCCGGTTACGTCGAAATGCGTTACGACCCGGAAGAGAAGCGCGTCGTCTATCAGCCGGTGACGATCGAGCCGCGTGAAATCACGCCGCGCGTGATCCGCGAGGATCGCTATGGCGGTCTCAAACATTAA
- the pnp gene encoding polyribonucleotide nucleotidyltransferase: MSMFNKIVKEFKWGQHTVRLETGEIARQASGAVLVDVEDTVVLATVVGAKTAKPGQDFFPLTVDYIEKTYSAGKIPGGFFRREGRPSEGETLISRLIDRPLRPLFPEGFYNEVQVVIHVMSINPEVPADIPALIGASAALAISGLPFNGPVGAARVAYINNEYVLNPTRSQIKESRLDLVVAGTERAVLMVESEADQLPEDVMLGAVVFGHEQMQTAIDAIHELVRDGGKAEWDWQPAPKNEPLIARVNEIAYNSLLSAYQTRDKQARSTKLKEVYAATSAKLEEEAAASGGVAADKATVGNVLFDIEAKIVRSQILNGEPRIDGRDTRTVRPIEIRTGVLPRTHGSALFTRGETQALVVATLGTKGDEQIIDALEGEYRDRFMLHYNMPPFATGETGRVGSPKRREIGHGRLAKRALVACLPSADEFGYSIRVVSEITESNGSSSMASVCGGCLALMDAGVPMKAHVAGIAMGLILEGNKFAVLTDILGDEDHLGDMDFKVAGTADGVTALQMDIKIQGITKEIMQVALAQAKEGRMHILGKMTSAVSGANTQLSEFAPRMITIKINPEKIRDVIGKGGSVIRALTEETGTTIDISDDGVVTIASTSAEGMAEAKKRIENITMEVEVGQIYEGTVLKLLDFGAIVNILPGKDGLLHISEIANERIKDINDYLKEGQQVKVKVIQTDEKGRVRLSAKALLNDGSATQPESTPQQ; encoded by the coding sequence ATGTCTATGTTTAACAAGATCGTCAAAGAATTTAAGTGGGGGCAGCACACGGTTCGCCTCGAGACGGGCGAAATCGCTCGCCAGGCAAGCGGTGCGGTGCTCGTTGACGTCGAAGATACGGTCGTGCTCGCCACCGTCGTCGGTGCGAAGACCGCCAAGCCGGGCCAGGATTTCTTTCCGCTGACGGTTGACTATATCGAGAAGACCTATTCGGCCGGCAAGATCCCGGGCGGTTTCTTCCGCCGCGAAGGCCGTCCGTCGGAAGGCGAAACGCTGATCTCGCGCCTGATCGACCGCCCGCTGCGTCCGCTTTTCCCGGAAGGCTTCTATAACGAAGTGCAGGTTGTCATCCACGTGATGTCGATCAACCCGGAAGTGCCGGCCGACATCCCCGCGCTGATCGGCGCATCGGCGGCGCTTGCCATCTCGGGCCTGCCGTTCAACGGCCCGGTCGGCGCGGCGCGCGTCGCGTACATCAACAACGAATACGTGCTGAACCCGACGCGCTCGCAAATCAAGGAATCGCGTCTGGACCTCGTCGTCGCTGGTACTGAGCGTGCGGTGCTGATGGTCGAATCGGAAGCCGACCAGCTGCCCGAAGACGTGATGCTCGGCGCGGTCGTGTTTGGCCATGAGCAGATGCAAACGGCCATCGACGCGATCCACGAACTCGTGCGCGACGGCGGCAAGGCCGAGTGGGACTGGCAGCCGGCGCCGAAGAACGAACCGCTGATCGCGCGCGTCAACGAAATCGCCTACAACTCGCTGCTTTCCGCCTATCAAACGCGTGACAAGCAGGCACGTTCGACGAAGCTGAAGGAAGTCTACGCAGCCACGTCGGCGAAGCTCGAAGAAGAAGCGGCCGCATCGGGCGGCGTCGCCGCGGACAAGGCGACGGTCGGCAACGTGCTGTTCGACATCGAAGCGAAGATCGTCCGTTCGCAGATCCTGAACGGCGAACCGCGTATCGACGGCCGCGACACGCGCACGGTGCGTCCGATCGAAATCCGCACGGGCGTCCTGCCGCGCACGCACGGCTCGGCGCTCTTCACGCGCGGCGAAACGCAGGCGCTCGTCGTCGCGACGCTCGGCACGAAGGGCGATGAGCAGATCATCGACGCGCTCGAAGGCGAGTACCGCGACCGCTTCATGCTCCACTACAACATGCCCCCGTTCGCCACCGGCGAAACCGGCCGCGTCGGTTCGCCGAAGCGCCGCGAAATCGGCCACGGGCGTCTGGCCAAGCGCGCGCTCGTCGCGTGCCTGCCGAGCGCCGACGAATTCGGCTATTCGATTCGCGTCGTGTCGGAAATCACCGAGTCGAACGGTTCGTCGTCGATGGCGTCGGTGTGCGGCGGCTGCCTCGCGCTGATGGACGCCGGCGTGCCGATGAAGGCGCACGTCGCCGGCATCGCGATGGGCCTGATCCTCGAAGGCAACAAGTTCGCGGTGTTGACCGACATCCTCGGCGACGAAGATCACCTCGGCGACATGGACTTCAAGGTGGCCGGTACCGCCGATGGCGTGACCGCGCTGCAGATGGACATCAAGATCCAGGGCATCACGAAGGAAATCATGCAGGTCGCGCTCGCGCAGGCGAAGGAAGGCCGCATGCATATCCTCGGCAAGATGACCTCGGCCGTGTCCGGCGCGAACACGCAGCTGTCGGAGTTCGCACCGCGCATGATCACGATCAAGATCAATCCGGAAAAGATCCGCGACGTGATCGGCAAGGGCGGCTCGGTGATCCGCGCGCTGACCGAAGAAACGGGCACGACGATCGACATCTCCGACGACGGCGTCGTGACGATCGCGAGCACGAGCGCGGAGGGCATGGCCGAAGCGAAGAAGCGCATCGAGAACATCACGATGGAAGTCGAAGTGGGCCAGATTTACGAGGGCACGGTGCTCAAGCTGCTCGACTTCGGCGCGATCGTGAATATCCTGCCGGGCAAGGACGGTCTGCTGCATATCTCCGAGATCGCGAACGAGCGCATCAAGGACATCAACGACTATCTGAAGGAAGGCCAGCAGGTGAAGGTCAAGGTCATCCAGACGGATGAGAAGGGCCGCGTGCGGCTGTCCGCGAAGGCGCTGTTGAACGACGGCTCCGCGACGCAACCCGAATCGACGCCGCAGCAGTAA
- the rpsO gene encoding 30S ribosomal protein S15 — MTVAEIKKSDVVAQFARGTNDTGSPEVQVALLTSRINELTAHFKAHTKDHHSRRGLLRMVSRRRKLLDYLKGKDADRYRSLIEKLGLRK; from the coding sequence ATGACTGTTGCTGAAATCAAAAAGTCCGACGTCGTCGCGCAATTCGCTCGCGGCACTAACGATACCGGCTCCCCCGAAGTGCAGGTCGCACTGCTCACGTCGCGCATCAACGAGCTGACGGCTCACTTCAAAGCCCACACGAAAGACCATCACAGCCGCCGCGGTCTGCTGCGCATGGTGAGCCGCCGTCGCAAGCTGCTCGACTACCTGAAGGGCAAGGACGCCGATCGTTATCGTTCGCTGATCGAGAAGCTGGGTCTGCGTAAGTAA